The DNA segment ACCATTTTGTTATCCCAGTTTACAGTTCATCTGGATCAATTTGAATTAAAAGGGCTATCTTCTAGAAATGTTGCAATAATTCAACAACATGAACCAAGAAACTTGTAAAATGTTCTTATCCTTCAGTAATTCTACTTCCAAAAGCCCAATGGGAAAAAATTAACTCAGTGCATTCTCTATATTCTTACAATATTATTCAAAAATGAGAAGTCAGAACCTCATGGAAGGGTGATACTATGGAATATCATACAACATGTACAaccattaaaaacatttttaaaaaatgacaaaaagtagTGGTACGCAACTTTAATCTTAGCGTTTTAGAGGCTAAAATAGCAAAGATCATTTTAGCTCAGGAATTTGAgaccccatctttaaaaaaaaaaaaagaaggccagagagatggcgGGTGTAGTGGATAAAGGTTCTTGCTGTAAAGCCTGACAACCTGTCTTCCATCTCAAAACTTACACAGTGGAAAGAGAACCAATTCCCCATCAACAGTCCTGTATCttcacatatacaccacatatacaATGGCATACACatctacatgtacatacatacacaaaatgaatatgcataaacctatatacatgtatacatacacacacacaaacacacacacactcacacatgtataaAATGTTCCAGTGTATCTCAACCCTGCCTATGTGCAGTGATAACTAGAATAAACTAGGATAACATTTTTTCTGCAAACAAGATTTCTAAAACCATTTACTCAAAGATCACAAGGTTCCCCTTTGGGTTCCTAGGAACAAAGATCAAACCAAGTTAACTTCAGGCAAACACCGCCATCAAACGTCAACAGACCACTACATAACAcacacctctgcctcctcttcccactTCCCTCCCAACAGGTGTCTTGTTCTATACTCTCCCTTGAACTGGGAAGGATAAGAAGCTTGTGTCCCTAAATGTGGCACAGCTTTACATGAATTTTCAATACCCATTCATTAATGACATTTAATGATAGTTCACGAGTTTCTAAGACAAACTATCAAAATTAATTCCTTTGTGACAAAAATCCATTCCTAACCAAGGAAAAATTATACCTATTACTTGAAGCTATTTAAATAGGCTTAAATTGTCTTTGTAATGAGTCTGTAATAAAAGCAAAATTCACACTGTACAAAGCAAAAGCAGGTGACACTAAACCATAGTGTAAGATTATCCATGGAAAAAACTGGAAACTCACATTGTCAAGAATATACATACTTTTCACTTTAAAGTACTTTATAAACTAAATATTGACTAATGTGCTACATTCACGATAAGGGTGGTTATGTGAAAGGAGAGTATAAGTTATGTTAAAATTTACAAATGCATAAAATTTACAAtggttttctgttttcatattatataattaaaaaaaccctCAGGATTAAGGGGAAAAAGTGAACCTGCACAGAAAGGTTGTTACCGAACTGTGTTTTTGAAGCTTTTATGGTGAAGGGGACAGAATGTAATAACAAATGAACTATGACCAAGCATTGtcacactgagaaagaaatcatttaactCGTGTTCTAGCTTgttcttttaagtattttaaatataagtccattataattaaaattcaagaaaataaGAAACCATAACCAATACATACAAGTGATTTCTAATACAAATTCTATTTTATGTCAAATcatttgactctttttttttttaaagcatgcttTCCCTTGCAAAGTCCCATAGAGGTGAACCAGTCAATAGCTCCCCTAATTCTTTTAAAGTACTGAACCTCTTAATTGAGGCTGTCAAAAAGAAAGGCTCAGACTGGCATCTCCACAATGACTTGCATTTTACATAAAATGTTAAAACCTTCAGTAGATAACTACAAAAATTTTTTTCAGGAAGATAACCGTTCTGCCTGGGAGTAGAAGAGTCAAAGGTTGGAAGACTGATCTACATCAGATCACAATGGGCAAGTGTAAAATCCAAGAGCGTCAGCATCAAAATGAAGATTTCAAAACTTGTTCAGAGGAGGTTCATTTAACTGTGGTAAGCAACTGCATTCACTTCCTGCTCAGAATCAACTCAAATTTCTGCCATTTCCTTTTAAAGGAAACAGTACTACAACACAGAGCAGAAGCAGAGGGTCGGCAAAGGCATACCTACACCAAGTAACCATCTTCCCACGTTTGTGTTCTTATATCCACAGCGAGCAGTCAGGTTTTAATACTACTTTACACAGTCAGTAATTTGGTCTTGGGCTACTTGTAAACCAAATAATGCCAAGAAGGCCCATTTTGAAGAGTCATGGCTTAACACAATCATTTCAAGAATTATAATGTGCTAGGCACTATGAGACCTATTAGGAAATCAAATCATTTAGGTGGAATCTTCACTGTGCAAGAGAATGTCACTCTAGCCTCTGTAATTACGTTTATGTAGTAATAGCTATAGTGttaaaacagaaaatacacaggTAGCAATGCAGCTGCGACATTTTCAGATAATTAAGCCTCCCGGAGGGTAAGTGGTTTCTGTAGAGGATAGGCCCTAAACGCcccagctccttcaacccttctTCCAGGCGCGTGCTTAGGCAAAGCAGCGTCTGAAAGGAAGACATAAAGGCCAAGGGTTCTGAAAGGGAGGAAGACCTGAGAAGAGGACCTCTAAGTGCGTTCGGGGCGCTGGATTTGGGGCCTGCCAAGGGTACTAAGGGGGCCACTGCAAAGGCGAGTTTGTGGGGCCTGTCGGAGAGACGGCCTCGCCTAGGAGTTGCAACACACTCTTTCTCTAGTGCGCAGCGCTcggcctgggggagggggaggaggggaaacagCTGCCAGGGGAGCAGCGGGCCCAACCCGGCCCAGTCCGCTCACCGTGAGAGTGTCGTCTATGTAGAGGGGAATCTGCCTCCTCTCGAAGGGGAACTCCTCCTCCCCGTCCCTGCACACTGCCACCAGTCGCGCCATCGTTCCCGACGCTGCCGTTGCCACCGTCACCACCTCCTCCCAGCtgccgctgctgccgccgccgctgctgctcCTGCCGCTGCTGCCTCCTCCCAGCTCCTGCCTGCAACAGCCAAACCCCGCGAGCGTAAGCACCCGCCACCTCGCAGCACATTCGCCACgggggaaaggggtgggggggcGCGGAGCAAGAAGGACGGGAGAGCCGCGCTGCGTTTCCCATCACCCGATTCCACACGCGCCCAGCCAATCAGCGCCCCGCAGGGCCGGGACCCGCCCCCTCGCGCCGCCTGCCCTCCCccacctgccccccccccccgcccgccCGCTGGCCTCCAGTCAGGGTCCAAAGGAGAGGCGGAAAGGACCTGCTGGCCCCGGGACATCCCCGCCCGGCTCGGGAGTCCGGGCTCCAGGAGCCCATCCCCGCCTCGGCTCCACAGCCCATGCCTGGTGCCCGCCGCTGACCCCTTCTCCCCGGTCGGAGCGCCCCGCCCAGGGTGGCCCCTAGGCTGCAGTTGCCCGGCGCCACCCCGCCCCTGGGAGGGGTCGACCCCGCCTCGGCTCTgcagagttggggtggggggcaaGCTCAGACCCTGTCCTCACCCAGGTCGGAGGAGGGCTCTCGGTTCTGACCTTCACTGATTTCGCGGACGCCTCCCTGACCCCCACCTCTGCTCCCCGTTACCGGCTGACGAGGCCCGCGTCAGGGCCGGCCTGGGCGGGAGCGCGGCTGCGAATGCCGTTTCCTCTCCAGGCTCAGTCAGCCGCTCGCGCCACGGGGAGTGTGGGAGGGAGGGCGGGGGACGTGGGGAGGGTGGGGCCGGGAGGGGCCGCGAACTCCAGGCGGAGCCTGCCTCTTCTCGCGAGACCGCGGCCACCTCGCTCGTGTCCCGACTTTCGAAATCGGCGTGTCGGGGTGGGGGGAACTCCCTGTGCCGTCGCGCGCGGCTGGCCTGCGCGGAGGCCCGGATTTACCAAGATGATCGAGAAATAGGGCCAGTAGGGAGGCTGAGCAGGAGTAGCCTGGATCCCTGCCCGTAAGGAACTAGGATCTGCTCTCTGGGGACCGGTGGGGTGAAAAGCGCCTACTCCGGGTGGACGGAGCAGGTCCGGGCCCGATAAGACTTAGGTGAGCGATGAGGAGCCGAGGCGGTCGAGGTCTAGAGAACGGACAGTGAGTGGAGAGACCTTTGACCTTGTTTTCCAGGTTTGACACATGCGGACTTCCACCACTggaagactggaggaaagggCTCTGCGACCCTGACTGACCCAAAGCCAGCCGCCTTATGGGGACAGCGTCAAGATATCTTGACAGGATGGAAAATACGTGCAGAACCTGTTGTTATAATAGAAAATTGAGCTGTAGTCTATGTTATAGGTTCTGACCAAAGGAACTTCTTGAGTTAATATTAACTTAAGGGACTCCCTTGGGCAAAGTACTGACAGTGGCCAAAGGCCCTTCGGTCTGACCATCTTCCGAGAACCAGAGCTGCTGTAAAGACAGTTCCTCTGCACTCTGACCACTGCCACGTTCTCAGGTCCTAGTCTAAGGGGGCCCATTGTGAAGCCAAAAAGATGGCAATTGTTTCGTCTCGATGGCTTTAATGATAAATCCATTCGCTGCTTGTACAAACTGCCTGACCTTAAGGACAGATCGAATATTTTCTGGTAAAATAGGCTAAAACGGTTGTTACTGACCTTTAAAAGTATTTTGATCACATGAAGTCTTTCAagtcacaaccaaaaaaaaaaaaaaaaaaaaaaagtccatagtGCATCCTTAACCATGTTGACTTATCACATTGTGTGGTCACTGTTAGAGTAGGTGACATAATAAACTGGAAGAACCATTGTGTATTCCCAAAGGTGTGATTATCTAGTAAGTATGTCTTTAGGCCATATTAAAAGTAGAACAGTTTTATCCTCGGCTTAAATCCAGTTTTTCATGCACTTCTGACAGGTTAGAATACATAGTAAAATTACAGACATTTTTAGAGAATCTTGTGCTTTATGTCTACAACTACTACAATCCATGCACCTACTTTGATTATTTGAATTTTAGGTTATGGTTGGTAATGAATATTGAGCCAATATATAAGTAGCTGCCAACTTTAATATTTTCACTATTAAATACACACCAGGTACTAGCAAAGAATTAGGCTATGAAGAAAATGGCAGTTGACAAGCTAGGATACCTTGTTTTCACTATAATGGCTATATTTGATATGGCAGTAAAATCAGTGGCATGTTATTTAAATTAGTACATCTGAAAACCTGTAAGTTGGATTTTCCTTTTCATGATCTGATAGTGTGAAATTCTATTtaatcaattaaaaatagaaacacaagCCCAGCATGGTAGCACAGACCTGCAAGCCCAGCACTTGGAGAGACCAAGGCAGGGAGTttatcataaattcaaggccaaacTGGATTGCacagaccctttctcaaaatagGAATTAAGTAAAAATACCTTTTTAATaaacataaatgaaaatgtaagCTCCTTAAAGGTAGGGATTTTGTCTCATCTGTATTCCTGGCACCTGTACCTGACAGAGCTCAGTAAATTGTGGTCTTTCTCTTCTGAAAAATCAGAGGGAGTTTTGCCTACTAATTCTGATTTTGTGAGCTCAGTAGCTTTTCTTTAGAACATTAGGAATTGGAGTGGAGAAAAACAGTGTACACTTTGTCCTTTTTAGTTAACACCTGTGATTATCAAGATATAAACTTAGTGAGACTAGAAAAGTATGGAGGACTGAGGGTATAATGGTAGAACACTTGGTCTAGCAGGCTCAAAGCCCAAGGTTCAGTATCCAGTACCACAGAAATAAATAccataatatcaaataaaaaagtgCTAGACATGGTACACATCCCAACATgccagagggagaggcaggtagatctcagtgagttccaagccagcctgtcCTATTTAGTGACACCccgtctcagaaaaaaaaaaaaaaagttattgacAATAAGCAACAGACCAAATGAGATGTTCACTGTCATAAGATAACTACTTTCCCTAAATGAATATACTAGTTTATACTAGGCATAAACTATTATGCCTCTTTTGGCTGCTCCAATAGATAAACTGTGAGGTACTGGTACAGTGTGTGACACAGCAGAAAAATCAACTTTCCTAGTCATGCTTAATTTACATACTATAATCTTATTGGCTAAATTTCAAGTCTTATTTTttacttgaaaataaaatcagatataaTTGTAGTCAGCAAATACAAAGTCATATTAACACTAAATTAGCCATTAAATTAAGAAATTGAAGTAAACAAAACACATTTATTACTCagtatatttacattaaaaaatatattgagggcaggagagatggctcagcagttaagagcattgactgctcttccagaggtcctgagttcaattttcagcaaccacatggtggcttataaccttCTGTAATGGcatacgatgccctcttctggagtgtctgaagatagctacagtgtactcaataaaattaaaaaaaaaaaatttttttttgagatttagggatgtggctcagtacAATGCTCGCCCAGGATACTTGAAGTTCTGATTCACAGCACCACAAAACATATAGTCTATAATATGAAGACAACTAGTTTAAAATAGCAAACCTGTATCTAAACTACCCAAATAATTTAGATGGCTAATAATTACTAAATTAAAAACCCTGACCATCTTCCAAGTGTCGAAACTACCAACAAGTGGGTGTGGGGGctcatgcctgaaatcccagcattgaGCCTGAGGTAGGAGTACAACTGTGAGCTCCGGGCAAAGCAAAATCCTGTGAACAAGCTCTTTAAAATACTGCTGTTTTCTAACTTCCAATAAGTAACAAGACtttgtttgcttctctttttttcccccaagggtCCCTGCACATAGCCTTGGGGGTCCTGACATAAACTTGATATCAGAAAAGCAagttttcattgattctttttttttttttctttttctttttttcggagctggggaccaaacccaggcagggccttgcgcttcctaggcaagcgccctaccactgagctaaatccccaaccccgttttcaTTGATTCTtatccactccccacccccccacacacatctaGCCTGGTCTCAAACTGTGGAGCTGAGACTGGCCCTtcactcctcatcctccttcctccaccttccaAATCCTAGGATCACATACAGGTTTGTGTCAGGATAGCTGGCCAGTGTTATGCCTGCTTTTAAGATAAGCATTGGCCAAGATGGTGGCATCCACTTGGGAGCAGAtggatctttatgagtttgagaccagcctaggctatatagactactcaaaaaaaaaaaaaaaaaaaaaaaaaaaaaaaaaaaaaaaagacatcagaaTGGTAAACTAAAGatctagtgatttttttaaatctttagacTTAACAGCTTTTAAATGATTCCAGTTCTCAGTAGACAACTAAGCCTTAATGTAACCAGTTCTATTAGTCTAAGTACTTTCGTTTTTTTTCTCACTGATTTTCTTGATTCTCTTTCCCATGATTAAGGCTGCCTTGTCCCTTTCTCCAGCTTATAGCCCACACTTTTTTTTGAGTTACCTAGATTCCCTCCCAACTTTTCTTGACAGATTCATCACACATTGAATATTCTCTGCCATCTACTCTTCTACCCTCTTCCCCAGATACATGTATCATCCATCAGCTTCAGAATTGCCTTAAAAATGCCCATTTATGGAGAAAACTTTTGTTTCTTCCCAGATTGGTTATTAGTTTCACATCTGTAACAAACCAtaggtgttttatttttcctatgaCTTAGTATTCTATTAGCTTAATATGTTTTCCCTCACTAAATCGCAAGCTCCAATATACTAGaaatttgttttatctttttattttgagatggggtagcccaggctagccttgagctctaGCTCCTGTCACAGCTTCCTGAATGCTATAATTATAAGTTGCAAACTTAGGTGTGCTTTATTACGGTGTTCCTAGAACAGAGTAGACAACAAGGAATCAGTCTTAAAACCTGTATAGCTGGGCTGAGGGGGACATACTTAAAATCCTAGTACTTGAGAAACTGAAACTGACTAATCATAAATTCCAGACCAGTTTGGGCTACAGGGAGCGTTTAAAGTTCATatgggctacataataagatcATGTATCAAAAGTTTGTCTTTGAGGAAAAAAAGTAAATGTTACCAGGTACCTGAAAAAAACCTGTTTTAATTATTACGTATATATAAACTATGTCATCCAACTCAATCATTTATTGCATTTAACTGTTTGCTGGCTtggaatgtatctggttttaaacACTTGCTTCTTAAAAGATAAACGTCAGTATAAAAGAAGTACTGAGGGAACAGGAGATGAGGCTCAATCAGTTAAGCGCACACGTTGCTCTTGAAGAGCACTCAGGACCAGTATTTACATGGTTGTTTCCAACCACCCCTGACTCCAGTTTTCAGAACAAATGCTCTTCCAACCTTTTCAGACACCAAACGTGCTTGTGATGCACATATATaaagacaaaacacacataaataaatgaataaatctaatacaaaaaatttttttaaagatgaattgAAAAATCCACAATTTGCCGGGCATGGTAGTACGTGCTTTTGATGCCAGCACTCAGAAAACAGAATGGcagaatctgagtttgaggccaccctaggCGAGatactgagttccaggtcagccaggataTACAGTGAGATTCCCGACTAAAAGAAGGAACCGGGAAAAATgagcgattaagagcacttacttgctggtattccagaggacccaagttcaattcatAGCACCcgtatggcagctcacaatcatctgtgattCCAGTCTCAGGGCATCCAccctctcttctgacttctgtggtcactgcacacatgtgattcacagacatacatacaggcaaactatatatacacataaaaattttaagtgaCAATTCATATcttaatataaacatataatacaAACATAATCACATaatcatatattcatataaacaACCACAAATACAGTGCGATAATGATATATAGAaagtaaaggggctggagagatggctcagcggttaagagcacccgactgctctcccagaggtcatgagttcaattcccagcaaccacatggtggctcacaaccatctgtaaagagatccgatgccctcttctggtgtatctgaagacagctacagtgtacttatatatataataaataaataaatctttaaaaaaaaaaaaaaaagaaagaaagtaaaaattacCACCATCCATCTTCCAGTGTCGAAACTACCAACAAGTGGGTATGGGGGctcatgcctgaaatcccagcattgaGCCTGAGGTAGGAGTACAACTGTGAGCTCTGGGCAAAGCAAAATCCTGTGAACAAGCTCTTTAAAATACTGCTGTTTTCTAAGTTCCAATAAGTAACAAGACtttgtttgcttctcttttttcccccaaggGTCCCTGCACATAGCCTTGGGTGTCCTGAAACTCAACATGcagacaaggctggcttcaaatcagagagatctgactgcctcttcctcccatttctGGGATTAAAGTTTGGTACCACTTCTGTTGGCTTATTTTACATAATGTTGATATGTGTTAAACATCCAAGTACAGGTACAGGCACAGGAGTCTTCCTTAAAAAAGgtaaagtttaatttctttcatagGGGATCGAAACTTCATAATAAAATATGGTTAAGACTAGGCTGCTAAGAACACATTTCCCCCACACTTATTCTACTCCACCAAAATAATGCTAATCAAATACATATTTCTTACCCATTTATCACCAGAACTTTATGGTTTTACCTTGTAAGTCAAGTACATATATAACTAAGCAGTTGGCAAACATATAAATACTAAGCACAGCTAAGGTCCAAAAGGCACCAGTGTGTAATGTATCCACCGTCAGGTTAATCAGACCAGTTGCTACATTtgacagtaagaaaaaaaacaactggTTTCTGTTCAGAGCTGTGATCAAACAAAAACTGGGtttgttcttttcagcttctacGATTAGAGATTCAGACTGTCTATTTGTAGTAGCAGACTGTATAAGTTTCCAAGAACATGGAACTAGAGCCCCTTTAATTAGAAATTTGGCAAAACTCAAAACGATACCACTCAGTAACAGACAACTAAGCAGCATCAGGCTGGAGGCAACCACCCACAGACAAAAGGCTAAATTGGCCATTCTTCGAGATACTGCTTCTACGTTTACTTGCACTATATTAAGAGAAatgaagaagccaacagccacCGAGAATACCCAACAAGTAGCTTTTATCCAGTCTCTGACCTGTGCTCTTCTCTTGAACACATAAAATCCTGTTTGTACACCAGCCATGTATATTGCCACATACCCCAAGGTGGAAATTATTCCCTCTCGGTTAGCATTTAATAAGCCAACTCTTGTGCCCCTGCCATCAGTGCCATACAAAATTATCCCCTTGAGTGGAGTAAAGTCAAGGGCAAGCTGGTACAACACAGTAATGCTGATGGCCACAATCCATGacttatttaaaggaaaaataatcaaaagCAGTGATGTTATTAATTTCACAACTATGATGGTAAAGAAAAAATTCCAGTGAACTCCATACTCAGTTGAATGTTCCTGGTAGCCTATGGATTTTATAATGACTAACCTTCCCATTCCTAAGAAGACTA comes from the Rattus norvegicus strain BN/NHsdMcwi chromosome 10, GRCr8, whole genome shotgun sequence genome and includes:
- the Pigw gene encoding phosphatidylinositol-glycan biosynthesis class W protein (The RefSeq protein has 1 substitution compared to this genomic sequence), which encodes MSQKQLKEAFVSNLSGTSVLEVTQGLCFPAFCILCRGLLIIFSQHLCSFLHTWTTQFFMDFVVLIVPLVITLTVLSSFILLENLTVILCGAWLLYQIYHRRTCYAKVPVQKVFASFLKISLESEYNPAITCYRVINSVFTAIAILAVDFPLFPRRFAKTELYGTGAMDFGVGGFIFGAAMVCPEVRRKYTEGSRFNHLRKSLYSVWPLVFLGMGRLVIIKSIGYQEHSTEYGVHWNFFFTIIVVKLITSLLLIIFPLNKSWIVAISITVLYQLALDFTPLKGIILYGTDGRGTRVGLLNANREGIISTLGYVAIYMAGVQTGFYVFKRRAQVRDWIKATCWVFSVAVGFFISLNIVQVNVEAVSRRMANLAFCLWVVASSLMLLSCLLLSGIVLSFAKFLIKGALVPCSWKLIQSATTNRQSESLIVEAEKNKPSFCLITALNRNQLFFFLLSNVATGLINLTVDTLHTGAFWTLAVLSIYMFANCLVIYVLDLQGKTIKFW